From the Osmerus eperlanus chromosome 21, fOsmEpe2.1, whole genome shotgun sequence genome, one window contains:
- the LOC134007450 gene encoding methyl-CpG-binding domain protein 5-like isoform X1 encodes MNGGKDREGGGLEGKTAPVQVPISWQRKVDPSGVHYISPSGSVLSSQEQVKNYLLTDGTCKCGLECPLILPRVFNFDPGAAVKQRTAEDVRADEDVTKLCIHKRKILAVETLHKSMGTHPSLTLNSPGGGTNATAMASTHSTTQRAIRNRPHEVLSNPVVPDCKNPFKMMMAAGQQRHYPQEMSGSQHQDLYPGYPRQQRLGNGEPGPKSPYRAGYGAMLSPPSSSSQLFGDGSLSPRTDSLGSPDGYPRNNPCGFPGGHSPGPGSLHGSSRTRLSPPTMLLHGSPAAQPSCAMAGRTSTPLSPTATAKSPVMNKPRGNFPPSMDMPRMPFHHKTQPAPHPGPPPAIPPSCSLQKKQMTSEKDPLGILDPIPSKSIGQSSTNSNTSNFQPSIHSQVPMMNVNIPPAIVPLPSNLPLPSVKPGPMGHSQRTQQATASMSPSPVTSPVHMAGPALGRMEASPHRSRSSSTSSDHGNFVMPSGPQAPGGGMKVPPRSPRSAMGSPRPAMPSSPSAKPDALHQYKDMPSQLLSGMSNTISTQHNPMFPPTSGTSAPQKGHPGLLGMPLNQILNQQNAASFPASSLLSAAAKAQLANQNKQSGNSNSGGGAGLGGADGLGSGAGGGNTGGNSGSGHPGPLGAIRSAEGHSTLNPMLPPNSTMLLTMSEGQSGRAALRDKLMAQQRDPLRKRKQANSTPNHDGMVYNMLNKPAMGGPMPNGPAEQLRKAARLGGLPPNTSMAQLLQSMSCQSSHMAGNHRPGPAGPGQMHYSDGHMAPAVSQQSFLSQQRLLSQGDGLHCQTMDPGGHSQFTGMMSQMQAASLGNCGPLGPGGPGGPDSLSLGQPNINPPPLSHQSHHPQQQNLLHSTLGHTNQSAMAVNSNDRSCGQPLSNPGDPTSLNCGMRSPQLGSLQLHHSGGGGGQVYQHHGQAQHQSLHHQSLQGLPRFQGSPAYSEVLYPDCSSSSNSMACLYQNYQVCLPDNVPVPQTQMNSQAGMASLTESQGMLSHPQFGEGRGERPGPGEGPPPGVSASDRLPAGGGGESVDAIYRAVVDAASKGMHVVITTTVSGTTNTSPVPALSAMSAFTASIGDPVSLPGAAIHMHRRHQEAEAALSQQHRPRQARPSLPQDNPEQGKSTGEGPEAHDYFRSLGCGTPRGQWEGEAHSGLDGHSASWGGEEFLECSTQVRSSPCMERPGSLAPAPPCPTDGSQDHGPPLLDDGFRFNACRTPTVNYKERLEQMVERCAHMNGGAPFSVRSYGDSLGPHRQELTGDDQSPSSSTSLEGPLAKEYGHYNGHFNGCTPSPSDTKSLSSEEDLRHPDSPSSELLQYRPRSFNMRDLVWGGFPSWPGKLAGEEQVHNTSLQLQDQGKVEPEKLKTLTHDLEALERATKRNRRNPHFLLELSISSPLVCMEEVVDLAGKLNNHLEAAIHEAMSELDKMSGTVHQLPSREKQVKLPKPKRRKISR; translated from the exons ATGAATGGAGGAAAGGATCGTGAGGGAGGGGGTTTGGAAGGGAAGACTGCCCCGGTCCAGGTCCCTATCAGCTGGCAGCGCAAGGTGGATCCCAGTGGTGTCCACTACATAAG CCCTAGTGGATCTGTGCTGTCGAGCCAAGAGCAGGTAAAAAACTACCTGCTCACAGATGGGACCTGTAAGTGTGGCCTGGAGTGCCCACTTATCCTTCCAAGG GTGTTTAACTTCGATCCAGGAGCTGCGGTCAAacagaggacagcagaggaTGTGAGGGCAGATGAAGATGTCACCAAACTCTGCATCCACAAGAGAAAGATTCTGGCTGTAGAAACGCTACACAAGAGTATGGGGACACACCCGTCTCTGACCCTGAACAGCCCTGGGGGAGGTACAA ATGCAACAGCAATGGCCTCCACACATTCCACAACACAGCGAGCAATAAGGAATAGGCCCCATGAGGTGCTGTCCAACCCTGTGGTTCCTGATTGCAAGAACCCTTTCAAAATGATGATGGCGGCGGGCCAGCAACGGCACTACCCACAAGAGATGAGCGGCTCCCAGCATCAGGATCTCTACCCTGGATACCCCAGGCAGCAACGGCTTGGGAACGGCGAGCCGGGGCCCAAGTCTCCGTACCGTGCGGGCTACGGGGCCATGCTGAGtccaccctcctccagctctcagcTGTTTGGGgatggctctctgtctcccaggacAGACTCTCTGGGCAGCCCAGATGGGTATCCTCGGAACAACCCCTGTGGCTTCCCTGGAGGCCACAGCCCAGGCCCTGGCTCCCTCCACGGCAGTAGCAGGACTCGCCTCTCCCCACCTACCATGCTGCTTCACGGCTCTCCTGCAGCCCAGCCATCCTGCGCTATGGCAGGGAGGACTAGcacgcccctctctcccactgccacTGCCAAAAGCCCAGTCATGAACAAGCCCCGAGGGAACTTCCCTCCAAGTATGGATATGCCACGTATGCCGTTTCACCACAAAACACAGCCAGCCCCTCACCCTGGGCCCCCGCCAGCGATACCTCCTTCCTGTTCCCTCCAGAAAAAGCAGATGACCTCTGAAAAAGACCCTTTAGGCATCTTGGACCCCATCCCCAGTAAGTCCATTGGTCAGAGCTCCACAAACTCCAACACCTCCAACTTCCAACCTAGTATCCACTCTCAGGTACCAATGATGAATGTAAACATCCCCCCTGCCATTGTCCCTCTGCCCAGCAACCTACCTTTACCCTCAGTCAAGCCTGGGCCGATGGGCCACTCTCAAAGGACTCAGCAGGCCACCgcctccatgtccccctcccctgtcaccTCCCCAGTGCACATGGCAGGGCCGGCTCTGGGCAGGATGGAGGCTTCACCCCACCGCTCgcggtcctcctccacctcctccgacCACGGCAACTTCGTCATGCCCTCGGGGCCCCAGGCTCCAGGCGGTGGCATGAAGGTTCCTCCTCGCTCCCCCAGGTCTGCCATGGGCTCCCCCCGTCCTGCCatgccctccagcccctcagccaAGCCCGACGCACTCCACCAGTACAAAGACATGCCCAGCCAGCTTCTGTCTGGGATGAGTAACACCATCAGCACCCAGCACAATCCCATGTTCCCCCCCACCTCGGGCACCAGTGCCCCCCAGAAGGGCCACCCAGGCCTGCTGGGGATGCCTCTCAACCAGATACTGAATCAGCAGAACGCTGCCTCCTTCCCAGCGAGCAGCTTACTGTCAGCAGCAGCCAAAGCACAGCTagcaaatcaaaacaaacagagTGGCAACAGCAACAGTGGTGGAGGTGCTGGCCTGGGGGGCGCAGATGGCCTGGGGagtggggcggggggtgggaaCACGGGCGGTAACAGCGGCAGTGGTCATCCGGGCCCTTTGGGCGCCATTAGGAGCGCGGAGGGGCACAGCACTTTAAACCCCATGCTGCCCCCCAACTCCACTATGCTGCTGACCATGTCTGAGGGCCAGAGCGGAAGGGCCGCTCTCCGGGACAAGCTCATGGCCCAGCAGAGAGACCCTCTCCGCAAGCGCAAGCAGGCCAACAGTACCCCTAACCACGACGGCATGGTCTATAACATGCTCAACAAGCCTGCCATGGGAGGGCCCATGCCCAACGGCCCGGCAGAACAGCTGAGGAAGGCGGCCCGGCTCGGGGGCCTACCGCCCAACACTTCCATGGCCCAGCTGCTCCAGTCTATGAGCTGCCAGAGTTCCCACATGGCTGGGAACCACCGGCCAGGGCCGGCCGGCCCAGGTCAGATGCACTACAGCGATGGGCACATGGCTCCAGCAGTTTCGCAGCAAAGTTTCCTCTCCCAGCAGAGACTCCTCAGCCAGGGGGATGGATTGCACTGCCAGACCATGGACCCAGGAGGCCACAGCCAGTTCACAGGGATGATGAGCCAGATGCAGGCTGCATCGCTAGGGAACTGTGGCCCTCTGGGGCCTGGTGGGCCCGGAGGCCCAGACAGCTTGTCTCTGGGGCAGCCCAACATCAACCCACCTCCCTTGTCCCACCAAAGCCACCACCCCCAGCAGCAGAACCTCCTCCACAGCACCCTGGGTCATACCAACCAGTCGGCTATGGCCGTCAACAGCAACGATAGGAGCTGTGGCCAGCCTCTCTCTAATCCAG GTGACCCGACGTCCCTCAACTGCGGTATGCGCAGCCCCCAGCTGGGCAGCCTGCAGCTCCACCAcagtggggggggtggtggccaGGTGTACCAGCACCACGGCCAGGCCCAGCACCAGTCCCTCCACCACCAGAGCCTGCAGGGCCTCCCCAGGTTTCAGGGCTCCCCGGCCTACTCTGAAGTCCTctacccagactgcagctcctcctccaactcTATGGCTTGTCTCTACCAGAACTACCAG GTGTGTTTACCTGACAATGTCCCTGTCCCCCAAACTCAAATGAACTCCCAGGCAGGGATGGCGTCCCTTACCGAATCGCAGGGCATGCTCTCCCACCCGCAGTTTggtgaggggcggggggagcGGCCAGGCCCAGGCGAGGGGCCGCCCCCGGGGGTGTCGGCCTCTGACAGGCTACCGGCAGGTGGCGGCGGCGAATCGGTGGACGCCATCTACAGAGCGGTGGTGGACGCCGCCAGCAAGGGCATGCACGTGGTGATCACCACCACGGTGAGCGGCACCACAAACACCAGCCCCGTGCCCGCCCTCAGCGCCATGAGTGCCTTCACTGCCTCCATAGGGGATCCGGTCAGCCTCCCCGGTGCGGCCATCCACATGCACAGACGCCACCAGGAGGCAGAGGCAGCCCTGAGCCAGCAGCACAGACCCCGGCAGGCCAGGCCAAGCCTGCCCCAGGACAACCCAGAGCAGGGCAAGAGCACCGGTGAAGGGCCAGAAGCCCACGACTATTTCCGATCCCTGGGCTGCGGCACCCCCAGAGgacagtgggagggggaggctcACTCGGGCCTGGACGGCCACAGCGCCTCCTGGGGGGGGGAAGAGTTCCTGGAGTGCTCCACCCAGGTGAGGAGCAGCCCCTGCATGGAGCGTCCGGGCAGCCTGGCCCCCGCTCCCCCGTGTCCGACTGATGGCTCCCAAGACCACGGCCCCCCCCTCCTGGACGACGGCTTCCGCTTCAACGCCTGCAGGACGCCCACCGTCAACTACAAGGAGCGCCTGGAGCAGATGGTGGAGCGCTGCGCCCACATGAACGGCGGGGCCCCCTTCTCCGTGAGAAGCTACGGAGACAGCCTGGGGCCCCACAGGCAGGAGCTGACGGGGGACGAccagtctcccagctcctccaccagcctggagGGCCCCCTGGCCAAGGAGTACGGCCACTACAACGGCCACTTCAACGGCTGCACGCCCAGTCCCTCCGACACCAAGAGCCTGAGCAGCGAGGAGGACCTGCGCCACCCGGACTCGCCCTCGTCCGAGCTGCTCCAGTACCGGCCCAGGAGCTTCAACATGAGGGACCTGGTGTGGGGCGGCTTCCCCTCCTGGCCGGGCAAGCTGGCCGGGGAGGAACAGGTGCACAACACCAGCTTGCAGCTCCAAGACCAGGGCAAG GTGGAGCCTGAGAAACTGAAGACACTCACTCATGACCTGGAGGCACTTGAAAGAGCCACGAAACGGAACAGAAG GAACCCTCACTTCCTCCTAgaactctccatctcctctcctctcgtctgcaTGGAGGAAGTTGTGGATTT AGCTGGGAAGTTGAATAATCACTTAGAAGCTGCTATACACGAGGCCATGAGTGAGCTGGACAAGATGTCGGGCACG GTTCATCAGTTACCTTcgagagaaaagcaggtgaagCTGCCCAAGCCCAAGAGAAGAAAGATCTCCAGATAA
- the LOC134007450 gene encoding methyl-CpG-binding domain protein 5-like isoform X3, which yields MNGGKDREGGGLEGKTAPVQVPISWQRKVDPSGVHYISPSGSVLSSQEQVKNYLLTDGTCKCGLECPLILPRVFNFDPGAAVKQRTAEDVRADEDVTKLCIHKRKILAVETLHKSMGTHPSLTLNSPGGGTNATAMASTHSTTQRAIRNRPHEVLSNPVVPDCKNPFKMMMAAGQQRHYPQEMSGSQHQDLYPGYPRQQRLGNGEPGPKSPYRAGYGAMLSPPSSSSQLFGDGSLSPRTDSLGSPDGYPRNNPCGFPGGHSPGPGSLHGSSRTRLSPPTMLLHGSPAAQPSCAMAGRTSTPLSPTATAKSPVMNKPRGNFPPSMDMPRMPFHHKTQPAPHPGPPPAIPPSCSLQKKQMTSEKDPLGILDPIPSKSIGQSSTNSNTSNFQPSIHSQVPMMNVNIPPAIVPLPSNLPLPSVKPGPMGHSQRTQQATASMSPSPVTSPVHMAGPALGRMEASPHRSRSSSTSSDHGNFVMPSGPQAPGGGMKVPPRSPRSAMGSPRPAMPSSPSAKPDALHQYKDMPSQLLSGMSNTISTQHNPMFPPTSGTSAPQKGHPGLLGMPLNQILNQQNAASFPASSLLSAAAKAQLANQNKQSGNSNSGGGAGLGGADGLGSGAGGGNTGGNSGSGHPGPLGAIRSAEGHSTLNPMLPPNSTMLLTMSEGQSGRAALRDKLMAQQRDPLRKRKQANSTPNHDGMVYNMLNKPAMGGPMPNGPAEQLRKAARLGGLPPNTSMAQLLQSMSCQSSHMAGNHRPGPAGPGQMHYSDGHMAPAVSQQSFLSQQRLLSQGDGLHCQTMDPGGHSQFTGMMSQMQAASLGNCGPLGPGGPGGPDSLSLGQPNINPPPLSHQSHHPQQQNLLHSTLGHTNQSAMAVNSNDRSCGQPLSNPGDPTSLNCGMRSPQLGSLQLHHSGGGGGQVYQHHGQAQHQSLHHQSLQGLPRFQGSPAYSEVLYPDCSSSSNSMACLYQNYQAGMASLTESQGMLSHPQFGEGRGERPGPGEGPPPGVSASDRLPAGGGGESVDAIYRAVVDAASKGMHVVITTTVSGTTNTSPVPALSAMSAFTASIGDPVSLPGAAIHMHRRHQEAEAALSQQHRPRQARPSLPQDNPEQGKSTGEGPEAHDYFRSLGCGTPRGQWEGEAHSGLDGHSASWGGEEFLECSTQVRSSPCMERPGSLAPAPPCPTDGSQDHGPPLLDDGFRFNACRTPTVNYKERLEQMVERCAHMNGGAPFSVRSYGDSLGPHRQELTGDDQSPSSSTSLEGPLAKEYGHYNGHFNGCTPSPSDTKSLSSEEDLRHPDSPSSELLQYRPRSFNMRDLVWGGFPSWPGKLAGEEQVHNTSLQLQDQGKVEPEKLKTLTHDLEALERATKRNRRNPHFLLELSISSPLVCMEEVVDLAGKLNNHLEAAIHEAMSELDKMSGTVHQLPSREKQVKLPKPKRRKISR from the exons ATGAATGGAGGAAAGGATCGTGAGGGAGGGGGTTTGGAAGGGAAGACTGCCCCGGTCCAGGTCCCTATCAGCTGGCAGCGCAAGGTGGATCCCAGTGGTGTCCACTACATAAG CCCTAGTGGATCTGTGCTGTCGAGCCAAGAGCAGGTAAAAAACTACCTGCTCACAGATGGGACCTGTAAGTGTGGCCTGGAGTGCCCACTTATCCTTCCAAGG GTGTTTAACTTCGATCCAGGAGCTGCGGTCAAacagaggacagcagaggaTGTGAGGGCAGATGAAGATGTCACCAAACTCTGCATCCACAAGAGAAAGATTCTGGCTGTAGAAACGCTACACAAGAGTATGGGGACACACCCGTCTCTGACCCTGAACAGCCCTGGGGGAGGTACAA ATGCAACAGCAATGGCCTCCACACATTCCACAACACAGCGAGCAATAAGGAATAGGCCCCATGAGGTGCTGTCCAACCCTGTGGTTCCTGATTGCAAGAACCCTTTCAAAATGATGATGGCGGCGGGCCAGCAACGGCACTACCCACAAGAGATGAGCGGCTCCCAGCATCAGGATCTCTACCCTGGATACCCCAGGCAGCAACGGCTTGGGAACGGCGAGCCGGGGCCCAAGTCTCCGTACCGTGCGGGCTACGGGGCCATGCTGAGtccaccctcctccagctctcagcTGTTTGGGgatggctctctgtctcccaggacAGACTCTCTGGGCAGCCCAGATGGGTATCCTCGGAACAACCCCTGTGGCTTCCCTGGAGGCCACAGCCCAGGCCCTGGCTCCCTCCACGGCAGTAGCAGGACTCGCCTCTCCCCACCTACCATGCTGCTTCACGGCTCTCCTGCAGCCCAGCCATCCTGCGCTATGGCAGGGAGGACTAGcacgcccctctctcccactgccacTGCCAAAAGCCCAGTCATGAACAAGCCCCGAGGGAACTTCCCTCCAAGTATGGATATGCCACGTATGCCGTTTCACCACAAAACACAGCCAGCCCCTCACCCTGGGCCCCCGCCAGCGATACCTCCTTCCTGTTCCCTCCAGAAAAAGCAGATGACCTCTGAAAAAGACCCTTTAGGCATCTTGGACCCCATCCCCAGTAAGTCCATTGGTCAGAGCTCCACAAACTCCAACACCTCCAACTTCCAACCTAGTATCCACTCTCAGGTACCAATGATGAATGTAAACATCCCCCCTGCCATTGTCCCTCTGCCCAGCAACCTACCTTTACCCTCAGTCAAGCCTGGGCCGATGGGCCACTCTCAAAGGACTCAGCAGGCCACCgcctccatgtccccctcccctgtcaccTCCCCAGTGCACATGGCAGGGCCGGCTCTGGGCAGGATGGAGGCTTCACCCCACCGCTCgcggtcctcctccacctcctccgacCACGGCAACTTCGTCATGCCCTCGGGGCCCCAGGCTCCAGGCGGTGGCATGAAGGTTCCTCCTCGCTCCCCCAGGTCTGCCATGGGCTCCCCCCGTCCTGCCatgccctccagcccctcagccaAGCCCGACGCACTCCACCAGTACAAAGACATGCCCAGCCAGCTTCTGTCTGGGATGAGTAACACCATCAGCACCCAGCACAATCCCATGTTCCCCCCCACCTCGGGCACCAGTGCCCCCCAGAAGGGCCACCCAGGCCTGCTGGGGATGCCTCTCAACCAGATACTGAATCAGCAGAACGCTGCCTCCTTCCCAGCGAGCAGCTTACTGTCAGCAGCAGCCAAAGCACAGCTagcaaatcaaaacaaacagagTGGCAACAGCAACAGTGGTGGAGGTGCTGGCCTGGGGGGCGCAGATGGCCTGGGGagtggggcggggggtgggaaCACGGGCGGTAACAGCGGCAGTGGTCATCCGGGCCCTTTGGGCGCCATTAGGAGCGCGGAGGGGCACAGCACTTTAAACCCCATGCTGCCCCCCAACTCCACTATGCTGCTGACCATGTCTGAGGGCCAGAGCGGAAGGGCCGCTCTCCGGGACAAGCTCATGGCCCAGCAGAGAGACCCTCTCCGCAAGCGCAAGCAGGCCAACAGTACCCCTAACCACGACGGCATGGTCTATAACATGCTCAACAAGCCTGCCATGGGAGGGCCCATGCCCAACGGCCCGGCAGAACAGCTGAGGAAGGCGGCCCGGCTCGGGGGCCTACCGCCCAACACTTCCATGGCCCAGCTGCTCCAGTCTATGAGCTGCCAGAGTTCCCACATGGCTGGGAACCACCGGCCAGGGCCGGCCGGCCCAGGTCAGATGCACTACAGCGATGGGCACATGGCTCCAGCAGTTTCGCAGCAAAGTTTCCTCTCCCAGCAGAGACTCCTCAGCCAGGGGGATGGATTGCACTGCCAGACCATGGACCCAGGAGGCCACAGCCAGTTCACAGGGATGATGAGCCAGATGCAGGCTGCATCGCTAGGGAACTGTGGCCCTCTGGGGCCTGGTGGGCCCGGAGGCCCAGACAGCTTGTCTCTGGGGCAGCCCAACATCAACCCACCTCCCTTGTCCCACCAAAGCCACCACCCCCAGCAGCAGAACCTCCTCCACAGCACCCTGGGTCATACCAACCAGTCGGCTATGGCCGTCAACAGCAACGATAGGAGCTGTGGCCAGCCTCTCTCTAATCCAG GTGACCCGACGTCCCTCAACTGCGGTATGCGCAGCCCCCAGCTGGGCAGCCTGCAGCTCCACCAcagtggggggggtggtggccaGGTGTACCAGCACCACGGCCAGGCCCAGCACCAGTCCCTCCACCACCAGAGCCTGCAGGGCCTCCCCAGGTTTCAGGGCTCCCCGGCCTACTCTGAAGTCCTctacccagactgcagctcctcctccaactcTATGGCTTGTCTCTACCAGAACTACCAG GCAGGGATGGCGTCCCTTACCGAATCGCAGGGCATGCTCTCCCACCCGCAGTTTggtgaggggcggggggagcGGCCAGGCCCAGGCGAGGGGCCGCCCCCGGGGGTGTCGGCCTCTGACAGGCTACCGGCAGGTGGCGGCGGCGAATCGGTGGACGCCATCTACAGAGCGGTGGTGGACGCCGCCAGCAAGGGCATGCACGTGGTGATCACCACCACGGTGAGCGGCACCACAAACACCAGCCCCGTGCCCGCCCTCAGCGCCATGAGTGCCTTCACTGCCTCCATAGGGGATCCGGTCAGCCTCCCCGGTGCGGCCATCCACATGCACAGACGCCACCAGGAGGCAGAGGCAGCCCTGAGCCAGCAGCACAGACCCCGGCAGGCCAGGCCAAGCCTGCCCCAGGACAACCCAGAGCAGGGCAAGAGCACCGGTGAAGGGCCAGAAGCCCACGACTATTTCCGATCCCTGGGCTGCGGCACCCCCAGAGgacagtgggagggggaggctcACTCGGGCCTGGACGGCCACAGCGCCTCCTGGGGGGGGGAAGAGTTCCTGGAGTGCTCCACCCAGGTGAGGAGCAGCCCCTGCATGGAGCGTCCGGGCAGCCTGGCCCCCGCTCCCCCGTGTCCGACTGATGGCTCCCAAGACCACGGCCCCCCCCTCCTGGACGACGGCTTCCGCTTCAACGCCTGCAGGACGCCCACCGTCAACTACAAGGAGCGCCTGGAGCAGATGGTGGAGCGCTGCGCCCACATGAACGGCGGGGCCCCCTTCTCCGTGAGAAGCTACGGAGACAGCCTGGGGCCCCACAGGCAGGAGCTGACGGGGGACGAccagtctcccagctcctccaccagcctggagGGCCCCCTGGCCAAGGAGTACGGCCACTACAACGGCCACTTCAACGGCTGCACGCCCAGTCCCTCCGACACCAAGAGCCTGAGCAGCGAGGAGGACCTGCGCCACCCGGACTCGCCCTCGTCCGAGCTGCTCCAGTACCGGCCCAGGAGCTTCAACATGAGGGACCTGGTGTGGGGCGGCTTCCCCTCCTGGCCGGGCAAGCTGGCCGGGGAGGAACAGGTGCACAACACCAGCTTGCAGCTCCAAGACCAGGGCAAG GTGGAGCCTGAGAAACTGAAGACACTCACTCATGACCTGGAGGCACTTGAAAGAGCCACGAAACGGAACAGAAG GAACCCTCACTTCCTCCTAgaactctccatctcctctcctctcgtctgcaTGGAGGAAGTTGTGGATTT AGCTGGGAAGTTGAATAATCACTTAGAAGCTGCTATACACGAGGCCATGAGTGAGCTGGACAAGATGTCGGGCACG GTTCATCAGTTACCTTcgagagaaaagcaggtgaagCTGCCCAAGCCCAAGAGAAGAAAGATCTCCAGATAA